In Chlamydia serpentis, the following are encoded in one genomic region:
- the rplS gene encoding 50S ribosomal protein L19 yields the protein MGNLLKELEQEQCRNDLPDFHVGDTIRLATKISEGGKERVQVFQGTVMTRRGGGSGETVSLHRVAYGEGMEKSFLLNSPRIVSIEVIKRGKVARARLYYLRGKTGKAAKVKEFVGPRSSKK from the coding sequence ATGGGGAATTTACTAAAAGAGTTGGAGCAAGAACAGTGTAGGAACGATCTTCCTGATTTTCATGTTGGTGATACTATTCGGTTAGCTACAAAGATTTCTGAAGGTGGTAAAGAACGCGTTCAGGTATTTCAGGGTACGGTAATGACTCGTCGAGGCGGTGGTTCTGGAGAGACGGTATCTTTACATCGTGTAGCTTATGGCGAGGGTATGGAAAAGAGTTTCTTGCTTAATAGTCCTAGGATTGTAAGTATTGAAGTTATTAAGCGAGGTAAAGTTGCTCGAGCGCGCTTATATTACTTAAGAGGAAAAACAGGTAAAGCTGCTAAGGTTAAAGAATTTGTAGGGCCCAGATCCTCAAAAAAATAG
- a CDS encoding ribonuclease HII, whose protein sequence is MNTSISDSEVQRFLSMMTFENEVASEGFSLIAGVDEAGRGPLAGPVVAGACVLPRGTVFPGINDSKKLTPKERAKIRETLVQDPKVFFGIGVVSVERIDQINILEATKEAMIEAISSLSILPDFLLVDGLYLSHVIPCKKIVRGDARSASIAAASILAKEYRDELMLKLHELYPQYGFDRHKGYGTTFHLEAIRRYGPSPCHRKTFSPIKQMCVAL, encoded by the coding sequence ATGAATACTTCTATTTCTGATTCTGAAGTCCAGCGTTTTCTCTCTATGATGACTTTTGAGAATGAAGTTGCTTCTGAAGGATTTAGTCTAATCGCTGGTGTAGATGAAGCTGGAAGAGGGCCACTTGCAGGCCCCGTAGTTGCTGGTGCTTGTGTTTTACCTCGAGGAACAGTGTTTCCTGGAATAAACGACAGTAAAAAATTAACTCCTAAGGAACGAGCTAAAATTCGTGAAACTTTAGTACAAGATCCAAAGGTCTTTTTTGGTATAGGTGTTGTTTCCGTAGAAAGAATAGACCAAATCAATATTTTAGAAGCTACTAAAGAAGCGATGATTGAAGCGATTTCTTCTTTATCAATACTCCCAGATTTTCTTCTTGTTGATGGCTTGTATCTATCTCATGTAATTCCTTGTAAAAAGATAGTTCGAGGGGATGCTAGATCGGCATCAATAGCTGCAGCCTCTATACTAGCCAAAGAGTATCGTGACGAATTGATGCTAAAATTACATGAGCTATATCCTCAGTATGGATTTGATAGGCATAAGGGATATGGAACTACTTTTCACTTAGAAGCAATACGCCGTTATGGTCCCAGTCCTTGCCATAGAAAGACCTTTTCTCCGATCAAGCAAATGTGTGTTGCTCTATGA
- a CDS encoding DMT family transporter, which produces MFPNENQESKSRNLPLGIFQGLIACLYWGMVFVIPNFLSSFGDLDIVLTRYTIFGIFSLIACIIKNPSLIKKTSLSLWGKSILWTLLINPLYYFGVTLGIRYVGSAITVVIAGLAPIAVLYYSNTKQKELSYPLLFAISSIIIIGVILTHISALELPTAASPLYSILGIGMVIFSTSLWVIYVICNQSLLDKHPELNPRSWSYLIGISALIVCLPLIVVLDFLEVTHITRTLITYTPISERLLFFLLCGAMGIFSSAKALTAWNKASVNLSPALLGAILIFEPIFGLVLTYLYSRSLPSIKEGLGIFLMLGGSLLCLVLFGRKIGKSSKGHQVSPSLE; this is translated from the coding sequence ATGTTTCCTAACGAAAATCAAGAGTCTAAATCCCGCAACCTACCTCTAGGTATATTTCAAGGTCTTATTGCCTGTTTATATTGGGGCATGGTCTTTGTCATTCCAAACTTCCTGAGTTCTTTCGGGGATCTTGACATTGTTCTTACTCGTTATACCATTTTTGGCATTTTCTCTCTGATTGCTTGTATTATAAAAAATCCCTCATTAATAAAAAAAACTTCTTTAAGTCTTTGGGGGAAAAGCATACTTTGGACCCTACTCATTAATCCTCTTTACTACTTCGGAGTCACACTGGGCATCCGCTATGTTGGATCAGCCATTACAGTAGTTATTGCGGGTCTAGCCCCTATAGCGGTGCTCTATTACTCCAATACAAAGCAAAAAGAACTCTCATATCCTTTACTCTTTGCTATCAGTAGTATCATTATCATAGGAGTAATCTTAACCCATATCTCTGCCCTCGAATTACCAACAGCAGCCTCTCCTCTCTATTCCATCTTGGGAATTGGAATGGTTATATTCTCTACAAGCCTGTGGGTAATCTATGTGATCTGCAATCAATCGCTACTGGATAAGCACCCGGAACTTAATCCTAGATCATGGAGCTATCTTATTGGAATCAGCGCTTTAATAGTTTGCCTCCCTCTGATTGTAGTCCTAGATTTCTTGGAGGTTACCCATATTACAAGAACCCTAATCACATACACACCTATCTCAGAACGGCTCCTCTTCTTCCTTCTATGCGGAGCTATGGGAATCTTCTCCTCAGCAAAAGCTCTAACGGCCTGGAATAAAGCTAGTGTTAACCTCTCTCCAGCCTTATTAGGCGCTATATTAATTTTTGAACCTATTTTTGGTCTTGTGCTTACCTATCTTTACTCAAGGAGTCTTCCTTCCATAAAAGAAGGCCTAGGAATCTTTTTAATGTTAGGAGGAAGCTTACTTTGTCTTGTACTCTTTGGCAGAAAAATAGGAAAAAGCTCAAAAGGTCATCAAGTTTCACCTTCTCTTGAATAA
- the gmk gene encoding guanylate kinase — protein MNKILVDYPFSPDGPECLPKLFTISAPAGVGKTTLVRMLEEEFPFTFVKTISVTTRKAREGEVSGKDYHFVSHQEFQKLLDDQSLLESVFLFGEYYGTSMLEIERIWNLRKHAIAVVDIQGALFIRSHMVSTSIFIAPPSQEELERRLALRGSEERIQRKERLEHSLVELAAAHQFDYVIVNDDLNQAYKVLKSIFIAEEHRNIL, from the coding sequence ATGAATAAGATTTTAGTCGACTACCCCTTTTCCCCAGATGGTCCTGAGTGCTTGCCAAAGCTTTTTACTATTAGTGCTCCGGCGGGAGTAGGAAAAACAACTCTTGTCCGTATGCTAGAGGAGGAATTTCCTTTTACCTTTGTTAAAACTATATCGGTAACAACAAGGAAAGCTCGAGAAGGGGAGGTCTCTGGTAAAGATTATCATTTTGTTTCACATCAAGAATTTCAAAAACTTTTAGATGATCAGTCTCTATTGGAGTCAGTTTTTCTGTTTGGAGAATATTATGGGACAAGTATGTTAGAGATTGAACGAATTTGGAATCTTCGAAAACACGCGATTGCTGTTGTTGATATCCAAGGGGCTTTATTTATTCGATCTCACATGGTGAGCACATCTATTTTTATTGCTCCACCTTCACAAGAGGAACTTGAGAGAAGATTAGCTTTACGAGGGTCTGAAGAGCGAATCCAAAGAAAAGAACGACTAGAGCATAGCCTTGTTGAGCTTGCAGCTGCACATCAGTTTGACTATGTTATTGTTAATGATGACTTAAATCAAGCTTATAAGGTTTTAAAAAGCATTTTTATAGCTGAAGAACATAGGAATATATTATGA
- a CDS encoding 30S ribosomal protein S16 yields the protein MALKIRLRQQGRRNHVVYRLVLADVESPRDGKYIELLGWYDPHSSVNYQLKSERIFYWLEQGAQLSSKAEALVKQGAPGVYSALVSKQEARKLVMRKKRRVYRQRRSAQREEAAKAATK from the coding sequence GTGGCGTTAAAAATTCGTTTAAGACAACAAGGGCGTAGAAATCATGTTGTTTATAGATTAGTACTCGCAGATGTCGAGTCTCCTCGTGATGGTAAGTACATAGAATTATTGGGGTGGTATGACCCTCATAGTTCTGTAAATTATCAGTTGAAAAGTGAACGAATTTTTTATTGGTTAGAACAGGGTGCACAACTTTCTTCAAAAGCTGAAGCTTTAGTAAAACAAGGTGCTCCAGGGGTTTATAGCGCGCTTGTCTCTAAACAAGAAGCTCGCAAACTAGTTATGCGTAAAAAGCGTCGTGTCTATAGACAACGTCGATCTGCACAAAGAGAAGAAGCAGCTAAAGCTGCAACTAAATAG
- the metG gene encoding methionine--tRNA ligase has protein sequence MSKRVLITSALPYANGPLHFGHIAGVYLPADVHARFRRLLGDDVLYICGSDEFGIAITLNADREGLGYQEYVDIYHKLHKDTFEKLGFALDFFSRTTNSFHEEIVQDFYKQLKASGLIENRLSDQLYSEEEGRFLADRYVEGKCPRCGFDGARGDECQHCGADYEATDLVDPKSKISGAALIKRKTEHSYFLLDHVQDALLAFIKDCYLPEHVRKFVVDYIENVRPRAITRDLSWGISVPDFPGKVFYVWFDAPIGYISGTMEWAASQGNPEAWRSFWLEEDVEYIQFIGKDNLPFHAVIFPAMELGQKLHYKKVDALVVSEFYLLEGRQFSKSEGNYVDMDAFLNSYSLDKLRYVLAATAPETSDSEFSFLDFKTRCNSELVGKFGNFINRVLAFAEKNHYDKLSYNSGLLEDSDKVFLKEVLELVRDAEKCYRDYSLRKATNVIMALAALGNVYFNQKAPWKLLKEGARDRVGAILFCACYCQKLLGLISYPIMPESAIAIWKMISPKSLENCEFDKMYARNLWNQAILDIISEEFHLKSPWLLFTTVD, from the coding sequence ATGTCAAAAAGGGTTTTGATTACCTCAGCTTTACCCTATGCTAATGGTCCACTACATTTTGGTCATATTGCAGGAGTTTATCTTCCTGCGGATGTGCATGCGAGGTTTCGTAGGTTATTAGGGGATGATGTCCTTTATATTTGTGGCTCGGATGAATTTGGCATAGCGATTACTTTAAATGCAGATCGTGAAGGGTTAGGATATCAAGAATATGTGGATATATATCATAAGCTACATAAAGATACCTTTGAAAAGTTAGGGTTTGCTTTAGATTTCTTTTCTCGAACTACAAATTCCTTTCATGAAGAGATTGTCCAAGATTTTTATAAGCAGCTTAAAGCTTCTGGATTGATTGAGAATCGTCTTTCTGACCAACTCTATTCTGAAGAAGAAGGACGTTTTCTTGCGGATCGGTATGTAGAAGGAAAATGTCCTCGTTGTGGATTTGATGGTGCTCGGGGTGACGAATGTCAGCATTGTGGTGCGGACTACGAGGCAACAGATTTGGTAGATCCTAAGTCTAAGATTTCTGGAGCTGCGTTAATAAAAAGAAAGACAGAACACTCGTATTTTCTTTTAGATCATGTTCAAGATGCTTTGCTTGCTTTTATTAAAGACTGCTATTTACCTGAACATGTTCGTAAATTTGTTGTAGATTATATAGAGAATGTTAGACCTCGCGCTATTACTCGAGATTTATCTTGGGGGATTTCTGTTCCAGATTTTCCAGGGAAAGTGTTTTATGTATGGTTTGATGCTCCTATAGGATATATCAGCGGAACTATGGAATGGGCGGCCTCCCAAGGCAATCCCGAGGCGTGGAGGTCTTTTTGGCTTGAAGAAGACGTAGAGTATATCCAATTTATAGGTAAAGACAATCTTCCTTTCCATGCTGTGATTTTCCCAGCTATGGAATTAGGGCAGAAACTTCATTATAAGAAAGTTGATGCCTTAGTAGTTTCAGAGTTTTATCTCTTAGAGGGGCGTCAATTCAGTAAGTCTGAGGGTAACTACGTTGATATGGATGCATTTTTGAATTCATATTCTCTAGATAAATTGCGTTATGTGCTCGCCGCTACAGCTCCAGAAACTTCAGATAGTGAATTTAGTTTCCTTGATTTTAAGACACGTTGTAATTCCGAGTTGGTAGGAAAGTTTGGGAACTTTATAAACCGTGTTCTAGCTTTTGCTGAGAAGAATCATTATGACAAGCTTTCTTATAATTCTGGGCTTTTAGAAGATAGTGACAAGGTATTTCTTAAAGAGGTTCTTGAGCTTGTTAGGGATGCTGAAAAGTGTTATAGAGATTATAGCTTACGTAAAGCAACGAACGTCATTATGGCACTGGCAGCTTTAGGAAATGTTTATTTTAATCAAAAAGCTCCCTGGAAGCTCTTAAAAGAGGGTGCTCGTGATCGTGTCGGGGCAATTTTGTTCTGCGCATGTTATTGTCAGAAATTGCTAGGTTTGATTAGTTATCCGATCATGCCTGAAAGTGCTATAGCGATTTGGAAGATGATCTCACCAAAGTCTCTAGAAAACTGTGAGTTTGATAAAATGTATGCTAGAAATCTATGGAATCAAGCAATTTTAGATATTATAAGTGAAGAGTTTCACCTAAAGTCTCCATGGTTGCTATTTACAACCGTAGACTAG
- a CDS encoding ATP-dependent RecD-like DNA helicase: protein MEKICGYLEQILVENKDSGEVTAYIKIPDRHTPILIKGKLPSPLVLGSQVQIYGVWSQSYSNTKYFQIHSYDSSLLYEYRGVFHYLTSKLIKGIGPKIAEKIIEKFQEKTCYILDINPERLSEVAGISDTRCANICKQLCEQKILRKTLLFLQEYNIPIHYGVRIFKKYQEKSIEKICEDPFLLAREMEGIGFKTADFIAMKLGVPKNSESRLCAGIEHSLEELQEEGHTCYPLELLTEIVAKLLNQDVFESPITLEEIQTQILNMQSRKLLYTQDIAGTLHVWTRYLYLAEKTIVADLKRVLFSSRRTRSIDGEKAIAWVEDNLSVTLAEQQQEAIKACFSEKLLIITGGPGTGKSTITQAILKIFEQVTHKIILAAPTGKAAKRMTEITQKHSVTIHALLQYDFKTKSFRKNHDNPIDCDLIIVDESGMIDTHLLHHFLKALPDYTTLVFIGDIHQLPSVGPGNILKDLITSNKITVIRLNKIFRQVHDSGIVTNAHRVNEGEFPILYPETGRRDFLFFQKDDQEEALNHIIHLITQFVPKKYHIYPQDIQVLAPMKKGTLGIYNLNKALKHALNPKKANLHGRFQSYAIGDKVMQTRNNYNKEVFNGDIGYVSTINFEEKSVVVRMEGRHISYSFSELDDLVLAYATSVHKYQGSESPCIIIPIHTSHFMMLYRNLLYTAITRGKQLVILVGTKKAIAIATRNNRVQHRCTGLADALKKLDSK, encoded by the coding sequence ATGGAAAAAATTTGCGGATACTTAGAGCAAATACTTGTTGAAAACAAAGACTCCGGGGAAGTTACTGCTTATATTAAAATACCTGATAGACATACTCCTATTTTGATTAAAGGCAAACTTCCCTCCCCCTTGGTACTAGGCTCCCAAGTTCAGATTTATGGCGTGTGGAGTCAATCTTATTCAAATACTAAGTACTTCCAAATTCATAGTTATGACTCTTCTCTCCTTTATGAATATCGTGGTGTCTTTCACTATCTCACTTCGAAACTCATTAAAGGAATAGGTCCTAAGATTGCTGAGAAGATTATTGAAAAATTTCAAGAAAAAACCTGCTATATTCTAGATATTAATCCTGAACGCTTAAGTGAAGTTGCTGGCATTAGTGACACAAGATGCGCTAACATCTGTAAACAACTTTGTGAACAGAAGATCTTAAGAAAAACATTACTCTTCCTTCAGGAATACAATATTCCAATTCATTATGGCGTGAGGATTTTTAAAAAGTACCAAGAAAAGTCTATAGAAAAAATCTGTGAGGATCCCTTTCTTCTAGCTAGAGAAATGGAAGGAATTGGATTTAAAACTGCTGATTTTATAGCTATGAAACTCGGTGTTCCTAAAAATTCTGAAAGTCGCCTATGTGCTGGTATCGAACATTCCTTAGAAGAACTGCAAGAAGAAGGCCATACTTGTTATCCCCTAGAATTGCTTACAGAGATCGTTGCCAAGCTTTTAAATCAGGATGTGTTTGAATCTCCTATTACCCTAGAAGAAATCCAGACACAAATCCTTAATATGCAAAGCCGTAAACTACTATATACTCAAGATATTGCAGGAACCTTGCATGTCTGGACACGTTATCTTTATCTTGCAGAAAAAACTATAGTTGCTGATTTGAAGCGCGTTTTATTTTCTTCAAGAAGAACACGCTCTATCGATGGAGAAAAAGCTATTGCCTGGGTTGAAGACAACTTAAGCGTAACTCTAGCAGAACAACAACAAGAAGCTATTAAAGCTTGTTTTTCTGAAAAGCTGCTGATCATTACAGGAGGACCTGGAACAGGAAAAAGTACTATCACTCAAGCAATACTCAAAATCTTTGAGCAAGTGACTCATAAAATCATCCTAGCGGCTCCTACAGGAAAAGCTGCTAAACGAATGACAGAAATCACACAAAAACATTCTGTTACGATTCATGCGCTCCTCCAATATGATTTTAAAACTAAGTCTTTCCGAAAAAATCACGACAACCCTATAGATTGTGATTTAATCATTGTTGATGAATCAGGAATGATTGATACACACTTATTACACCATTTCCTAAAAGCTCTTCCTGACTATACTACTCTAGTGTTTATTGGAGATATTCATCAGCTTCCAAGTGTAGGTCCAGGCAATATTCTTAAGGACCTAATTACATCAAATAAAATAACAGTCATCAGATTAAATAAAATTTTTCGCCAAGTTCATGACTCAGGAATCGTGACCAATGCACATAGAGTAAATGAAGGAGAATTTCCTATTTTGTACCCAGAAACAGGACGTCGAGACTTCTTATTTTTCCAAAAGGACGATCAGGAAGAAGCTCTCAATCATATCATTCATCTCATTACCCAGTTTGTTCCAAAAAAATATCATATCTATCCTCAAGATATTCAAGTCTTAGCCCCTATGAAAAAGGGAACCCTAGGAATCTATAATTTAAATAAAGCACTCAAACATGCGCTAAACCCTAAAAAAGCAAATCTCCATGGAAGGTTTCAATCCTATGCTATTGGAGACAAGGTCATGCAAACCCGTAATAACTATAATAAAGAAGTCTTTAACGGAGATATAGGCTACGTATCTACAATCAATTTCGAAGAAAAATCTGTTGTTGTTCGTATGGAAGGAAGACATATAAGCTACTCTTTTTCGGAGCTTGATGATTTAGTATTAGCCTATGCTACTTCAGTACATAAGTATCAAGGGAGTGAAAGTCCTTGTATTATTATTCCTATCCATACATCGCACTTCATGATGCTCTATAGAAATCTCCTTTACACTGCTATCACTCGAGGCAAACAATTAGTGATTCTTGTTGGAACAAAAAAAGCTATTGCTATTGCAACAAGAAATAATCGAGTCCAGCACCGATGTACAGGCCTAGCAGATGCGCTTAAAAAACTAGACTCCAAATAA
- the trmD gene encoding tRNA (guanosine(37)-N1)-methyltransferase TrmD: MKIDILSLFPGYFDGPLQTSILGRALEQGLLDVQLINLRDFGLGKWKQVDDTPFGCSGMLLMAEPVTSAIRSIRKESSRVVYLSPQGALLTAEKSRELAQTDHLILLCGHYEGIDERAIESEVDEEISIGDYVLTNGAVAALVLIDAVSRFVPGVLGNQESAESDSLENGLLKGPQYTRPRIFEGKAVPEVLLQGNHNAIAQWRLDASKQRTCERRPDLYLNYLYNRSMSEEFGVDSRENQHQFKCGKIAIILEVKKLKQAKSFYCKVFRCDQPWIGLEDKFCLPDEGKTLFWLQEVGAEKKNTTTLSVYFNSEEDFLCLLRRWELFGGTLLEKHANEHVVLALAEDLDGHVWMFSWHKIK, from the coding sequence ATGAAGATAGATATACTTTCTTTATTCCCAGGTTATTTTGATGGTCCGCTGCAAACAAGTATTTTAGGTAGAGCTTTAGAGCAAGGACTCTTAGATGTCCAACTAATAAATCTTCGTGATTTTGGACTCGGCAAATGGAAGCAGGTGGATGATACGCCTTTTGGTTGTAGTGGGATGCTATTAATGGCGGAGCCTGTTACTTCAGCTATTAGAAGTATAAGAAAAGAAAGTTCTAGGGTAGTCTATCTTTCTCCTCAAGGAGCTTTATTAACAGCTGAGAAGAGCCGAGAATTAGCTCAGACTGACCATTTGATATTACTCTGTGGTCATTATGAAGGTATTGACGAGCGTGCTATCGAGAGCGAAGTAGATGAAGAAATTAGTATTGGGGACTATGTTCTAACTAATGGTGCAGTTGCTGCTCTTGTCCTTATCGATGCGGTCTCGCGCTTTGTTCCTGGTGTTTTAGGGAATCAAGAAAGTGCTGAAAGCGATTCTTTAGAAAACGGCTTATTAAAAGGGCCTCAGTATACACGTCCTAGAATATTTGAAGGGAAAGCGGTTCCTGAAGTCTTGTTGCAGGGTAATCATAATGCTATTGCCCAATGGAGATTGGATGCAAGTAAACAAAGGACTTGTGAAAGACGACCTGATTTGTATTTGAACTATCTCTACAATCGCTCTATGAGCGAAGAATTTGGTGTAGATAGTAGAGAGAATCAACATCAATTCAAGTGTGGAAAAATTGCTATAATATTAGAAGTAAAGAAGTTAAAACAGGCAAAAAGTTTTTATTGTAAAGTATTTAGGTGTGACCAACCTTGGATAGGTCTTGAGGATAAATTTTGCCTTCCTGATGAAGGCAAAACCTTATTTTGGTTGCAAGAAGTTGGAGCCGAGAAAAAAAATACGACCACACTATCTGTTTACTTTAATTCTGAAGAGGATTTTCTTTGTCTTCTAAGAAGATGGGAGTTGTTTGGTGGGACATTGTTAGAGAAACACGCTAATGAGCATGTTGTTTTGGCCCTAGCGGAAGATCTAGATGGACATGTATGGATGTTCTCTTGGCATAAGATAAAATAA
- a CDS encoding BPL-N domain-containing protein, giving the protein MLKNQVLVYCSEGVSPYYLRHTIRFLRHYSRQIRDLDILRVDGNFLIKNPFWEASTRLLVFPGGADRPYHRVLHGLGTARISEYVYEGGNFLGICAGAYFGSRMIYFYESEGAPLQGIRDLGFFPGTAKGPAYGGFSYVSPAGVRVSPQMFSEFGLGYAMFNGGCIFEGVEEYPEMNVESRYADLPGQPASIVSRIFGKGLAVLSGPHIEYLPYYCQMMEGNVQEAREFLRRESVTLNCYCENLIKRLLFPLFSELER; this is encoded by the coding sequence ATGCTTAAAAACCAAGTCCTTGTTTATTGTAGTGAAGGGGTTTCTCCTTATTACCTGCGACATACCATACGTTTTCTTCGGCACTATAGTCGCCAGATAAGAGATTTAGATATTCTCAGGGTCGATGGGAATTTTTTAATTAAAAATCCCTTTTGGGAAGCATCGACTCGCTTACTTGTATTCCCAGGTGGTGCCGATCGGCCTTATCATCGTGTGCTTCATGGCTTAGGAACTGCGCGTATTTCTGAGTATGTTTATGAAGGAGGGAACTTTCTAGGTATTTGTGCAGGAGCTTATTTTGGCTCTAGGATGATTTATTTTTATGAATCTGAAGGAGCGCCGCTTCAAGGGATACGAGATTTAGGATTTTTCCCAGGGACTGCTAAAGGTCCAGCTTATGGTGGATTTTCTTATGTTAGTCCTGCTGGGGTAAGAGTCTCCCCTCAGATGTTTTCAGAGTTTGGGTTAGGATACGCTATGTTTAATGGTGGATGTATTTTCGAAGGAGTTGAAGAGTATCCCGAAATGAACGTTGAGTCTCGTTATGCAGATCTTCCTGGACAACCTGCCAGCATAGTATCTAGGATTTTCGGTAAAGGTCTGGCTGTTCTTTCAGGACCTCATATAGAATATCTTCCTTACTACTGCCAGATGATGGAGGGTAATGTGCAGGAGGCTCGTGAATTTCTTCGAAGAGAGTCTGTAACGTTGAACTGCTACTGTGAGAATCTTATCAAGCGGCTACTGTTCCCTCTGTTTTCCGAATTGGAACGATAG